One genomic window of Panicum hallii strain FIL2 chromosome 6, PHallii_v3.1, whole genome shotgun sequence includes the following:
- the LOC112897767 gene encoding uncharacterized protein LOC112897767 isoform X1, whose protein sequence is MLQRLKREGDMATQLANPGALNERIEEIQREIYSSQQQLHIYEERLRLFEPDTAAFGSTSEIHGCEKVLADLLARVVQRKNYLLGDHMTPFDPAASGMEGTDGAQMYTDQAEGTFAGDAALWAAADVGADDPGHQMFGAADPLMYLRYVACLTRRISADRITGELFLALVPGTRTCTTRPPRWPGCTATRARPAARPPTPRRRPRRGGRRTPAPSCSPRSSPPRPSPSCRTAWARTTSSCRSRTTAAWRRRRSRWRRRRAAPKCPATTPARRRRPTTAPWRPRTSPDLTSSPTVITA, encoded by the exons ATGCTCCAGCGGCTCAAGCGCGAGGGCGACATGGCCACGCAACTAGCCAA CCCGGGGGCACTCAACGAGAGAATCGAG GAGATCCAGCGGGAGATTTATTCTTCGCAGCAACAGCTGCATATCTACGAGGAGCGCCTGAG GCTGTTCGAGCCCGACACCGCCGCGTTCGGATCCACGAGCGAGATCCACGGCTGCGAGAAGGTCCTCGCCGACTTGCTGGCCCGTGTGGTCCAACGGAAG AACTACTTGCTGGGCGATCACATGACCCCGTTCGATCCGGCAGCATCTGGGATGGAG GGGACAGATGGAGCGCAGATGTACACGGACCAGGCGGAGGGCACGTTCGCCGGCGACGCCGCGCTGTGGGCCGCCGCCGATGTGGGGGCAGACGACCCCGGCCACCAGATGTTCGGCGCGGCCGACCCGTTGATGTACCTCAGGTACGTGGCGTGCCTGACCCGCCGCATCAGCGCCGATCGTATCACCGGAGAACTCTTTCTTGCTCTCGTGCCAGGGACCAGGACGTGTACGACGCGACCTCCCAGGTGGCCGGGTTGCACGGCGACccgtgcgcggccggcggcgaggccgcCGACGCCGAGGCGGAGGCCGAGGCGTGGCGGCAGGCGTACACCTGCACCGAGCTGCTCTCCACGCTCATCCCCTCCACGCCCTTCCCCCTCATGCCG CACTGCCTGGGCCCGGACGACgagttcctgccgctccaggaCGACGGCggcatggcggcggcgcaggagccgGTGGAGGCGTCGGAGAGCTGCTCCTAAGTGCCCAGCGACGACGCcggcacgccggcgacggccTACGACAGCACCGTGGCGCCCGCGAACGTCGCCTGACCTGACGAGTTCACCCACTGTAATTACAGCATAG
- the LOC112897767 gene encoding agamous-like MADS-box protein AGL104 isoform X3, with amino-acid sequence MLQRLKREGDMATQLANPGALNERIEEIQREIYSSQQQLHIYEERLRLFEPDTAAFGSTSEIHGCEKVLADLLARVVQRKNYLLGDHMTPFDPAASGMEGTDGAQMYTDQAEGTFAGDAALWAAADVGADDPGHQMFGAADPLMYLRDQDVYDATSQVAGLHGDPCAAGGEAADAEAEAEAWRQAYTCTELLSTLIPSTPFPLMPVSRRCIMSLVRGHRCIM; translated from the exons ATGCTCCAGCGGCTCAAGCGCGAGGGCGACATGGCCACGCAACTAGCCAA CCCGGGGGCACTCAACGAGAGAATCGAG GAGATCCAGCGGGAGATTTATTCTTCGCAGCAACAGCTGCATATCTACGAGGAGCGCCTGAG GCTGTTCGAGCCCGACACCGCCGCGTTCGGATCCACGAGCGAGATCCACGGCTGCGAGAAGGTCCTCGCCGACTTGCTGGCCCGTGTGGTCCAACGGAAG AACTACTTGCTGGGCGATCACATGACCCCGTTCGATCCGGCAGCATCTGGGATGGAG GGGACAGATGGAGCGCAGATGTACACGGACCAGGCGGAGGGCACGTTCGCCGGCGACGCCGCGCTGTGGGCCGCCGCCGATGTGGGGGCAGACGACCCCGGCCACCAGATGTTCGGCGCGGCCGACCCGTTGATGTACCTCAG GGACCAGGACGTGTACGACGCGACCTCCCAGGTGGCCGGGTTGCACGGCGACccgtgcgcggccggcggcgaggccgcCGACGCCGAGGCGGAGGCCGAGGCGTGGCGGCAGGCGTACACCTGCACCGAGCTGCTCTCCACGCTCATCCCCTCCACGCCCTTCCCCCTCATGCCGGTGAGCCGCCGATGCATCATGTCGCTAGTCCGCGGCCACCGATGCATCATGTGA
- the LOC112897138 gene encoding E3 ubiquitin-protein ligase RGLG2-like, which yields MGAWCSKENQSGGRQPHDYNHNHNHYHNHSNGAATASKGGKNRYAKIGDDYHTLEQVTDALAHAGLESSNLIVGIDFTKSNEWTGRMSYNNRSLHAMGNTPNPYEQAISIIGRTLARFDEDNLIPCFGFGDTTTHDQSVFSFYRDNQPCDGFEQALARYRELVPQLNLAGPTSFAPIIETAIGIVDSSGGQYHVLLIIADGQVTRSVETGNGQLSPQERETIDAIVKASDYPLSIVLVGVGDGPWDMMRQFDDNIPSRAFDNFQFVNFTQIMSRPIPASKKEAEFALSALMEIPEQFKAAMNLQLLGRRRGFPNRPVLPPPVSDRQQYSGCSAVKQTQSTSYGAAPETPSAPQQDSDIGDPQTCPICWNQAKDLAFGCGHQTCSDCAKDLKVCPMCQKAISVRLKLY from the exons ATGGGGGCGTGGTGCTCCAAGGAGAACCAGTCCGGGGGGCGGCAGCCGCACGACTACAACCACAACCACAATCACTATCACAATCACAGTAACGGTGCCGCGACTGCGAGTAAAGGAGGCAAGAACCGCTACGCCAAGATCGGCGACGATTACCACACCCTGGAGCAG GTTACCGATGCCCTTGCGCATGCTGGTCTAGAATCTTCAAATCTGATTGTTGGGATTGATTTCACAAAGAGCAACGAGTGGACAG GCAGAATGTCATACAACAACCGGAGCTTGCACGCGATGGGAAACACTCCAAACCCATATGAGCAGGCTATTTCTATCATAGGAAGAACCCTTGCACGCTTTGATGAGGATAACCTGATACCATGCTTTGGGTTTGGCGATA CAACTACTCATGATCAGTCAGTATTTAGCTTCTATCGTGATAACCAACCGTGTGATGGCTTTGAGCAAGCTCTTGCTCGGTACAGGGAACTCGTTCCTCAGCTTAATCTGGCTG GTCCAACTTCATTTGCACCAATCATTGAGACTGCTATTGGAATTGTTGATAGTAGTGGTGGCCAGTATCATGTCCTGCTTATAATAGCAGATGGACAG GTTACACGCAGCGTTGAAACAGGCAATGGGCAGTTGAGCCCACAGGAAAGGGAGACCATAGATGCCATTGTGAAAGCTAG TGACTACCCTCTTTCAATTGTGCTTGTTGGGGTTGGTGATGGGCCATGGGACATGATGAGGCAATTCGATGATAACATACCTTCTCGGGCATTTGACAATTTTCAG TTTGTGAACTTCACACAGATCATGTCAAGACCTATACCCGCAAGCAAAAAGGAGGCTGAATTTGCTCTTTCAGCATTGATGGAGATCCCAGAGCAGTTCAAGGCAGCAATGAATCTTCAGCTTCTTGG AAGACGAAGGGGATTTCCAAACCGACCGGTATTGCCTCCGCCTGTGAGCGACCGCCAACAATACTCTGGATGTTCAGCAGTCAAACAGACCCAATCTACTAGCTACGGAGCAGCACCGGAAACCCCATCAGCCCCTCAACAGGACAGTGACATAGGCGATCCACAG ACCTGTCCAATCTGCTGGAACCAAGCCAAGGACCTTGCTTTTGGGTGCGGCCATCAG ACGTGCTCCGACTGCGCAAAGGACCTGAAGGTGTGCCCGATGTGCCAAAAGGCCATCTCCGTGAGGCTGAAGCTCTACTGA
- the LOC112897767 gene encoding agamous-like MADS-box protein AGL66 isoform X2, with translation MLQRLKREGDMATQLANPGALNERIEEIQREIYSSQQQLHIYEERLRLFEPDTAAFGSTSEIHGCEKVLADLLARVVQRKNYLLGDHMTPFDPAASGMEGTDGAQMYTDQAEGTFAGDAALWAAADVGADDPGHQMFGAADPLMYLRDQDVYDATSQVAGLHGDPCAAGGEAADAEAEAEAWRQAYTCTELLSTLIPSTPFPLMPHCLGPDDEFLPLQDDGGMAAAQEPVEASESCS, from the exons ATGCTCCAGCGGCTCAAGCGCGAGGGCGACATGGCCACGCAACTAGCCAA CCCGGGGGCACTCAACGAGAGAATCGAG GAGATCCAGCGGGAGATTTATTCTTCGCAGCAACAGCTGCATATCTACGAGGAGCGCCTGAG GCTGTTCGAGCCCGACACCGCCGCGTTCGGATCCACGAGCGAGATCCACGGCTGCGAGAAGGTCCTCGCCGACTTGCTGGCCCGTGTGGTCCAACGGAAG AACTACTTGCTGGGCGATCACATGACCCCGTTCGATCCGGCAGCATCTGGGATGGAG GGGACAGATGGAGCGCAGATGTACACGGACCAGGCGGAGGGCACGTTCGCCGGCGACGCCGCGCTGTGGGCCGCCGCCGATGTGGGGGCAGACGACCCCGGCCACCAGATGTTCGGCGCGGCCGACCCGTTGATGTACCTCAG GGACCAGGACGTGTACGACGCGACCTCCCAGGTGGCCGGGTTGCACGGCGACccgtgcgcggccggcggcgaggccgcCGACGCCGAGGCGGAGGCCGAGGCGTGGCGGCAGGCGTACACCTGCACCGAGCTGCTCTCCACGCTCATCCCCTCCACGCCCTTCCCCCTCATGCCG CACTGCCTGGGCCCGGACGACgagttcctgccgctccaggaCGACGGCggcatggcggcggcgcaggagccgGTGGAGGCGTCGGAGAGCTGCTCCTAA